The following coding sequences lie in one Alicyclobacillus curvatus genomic window:
- a CDS encoding glycosyltransferase family 2 protein: protein MKRQRFGFAVIAFTSLMLFGCIGLALTHNFISEDIRYFLSVIVCFVEAVLLLWSIYQAVIGIAGVMPLKKLNTELSTYPRILCLTAAHNEDAVIATHIRSLKSLNYPEDAYTIVVLADNCTDQTVRTAEAAGAIVWERHNLRLTGKVHALRWALHQKADLEAYDAVCFFDADNLVHPDFLTVMAKHVERGHMAIQGYLDTKNPWDSWVTTVYASSYWYMNRFWQRARAILGLSAAICGTGFCLSSRVLRQIPWEATSLTEDLEYTARLLLRGHRVHFAHDALVYDEKPLDYAATVPQRQRWMQGFWTTAFKYTKPLSKTAFSLECGWLRSVDLLIYTWQPVFVLLTGLNILFSLAEWCFGMKWFHPWLISLIPPAAWETFGFIGLALPITALILERAGWRAYVLFPLYLLFNVSWVPITIEAIRHLKSTEWVHTEHHRAISLEEIDKVS, encoded by the coding sequence GTGAAGAGGCAGAGATTCGGCTTCGCCGTAATCGCGTTTACATCCCTGATGCTGTTCGGATGCATCGGTCTCGCCTTGACCCACAACTTCATTTCCGAGGATATTCGCTACTTTCTCTCCGTGATTGTGTGCTTTGTTGAAGCAGTACTTCTCCTCTGGTCCATTTACCAGGCCGTCATCGGTATCGCTGGCGTTATGCCCTTGAAAAAACTCAACACAGAGCTTAGCACATACCCGAGGATTCTTTGCTTGACAGCGGCTCACAACGAGGATGCTGTGATTGCAACGCACATCAGGAGCTTGAAATCCCTAAATTACCCCGAAGATGCGTACACTATCGTCGTGTTGGCGGACAACTGTACAGACCAAACGGTCCGGACTGCTGAGGCGGCGGGTGCAATCGTCTGGGAGCGGCACAATCTTAGATTGACCGGGAAAGTTCATGCACTAAGGTGGGCGTTGCATCAGAAGGCAGACCTTGAGGCCTACGATGCCGTTTGTTTTTTTGACGCCGACAACCTCGTTCATCCGGACTTCTTGACCGTGATGGCAAAGCACGTCGAACGAGGGCACATGGCTATCCAGGGCTATCTCGACACGAAGAACCCGTGGGATAGCTGGGTAACGACCGTGTATGCCTCGTCCTATTGGTATATGAACCGGTTTTGGCAGCGAGCACGGGCAATTTTGGGATTGTCTGCAGCCATTTGCGGTACCGGATTTTGTTTGTCTTCTCGAGTGCTTCGTCAGATTCCCTGGGAGGCTACCAGCCTTACTGAGGACCTGGAGTACACTGCGCGCTTGCTGCTTCGCGGCCATCGTGTCCATTTCGCGCATGATGCACTTGTTTACGACGAAAAACCCCTTGATTACGCGGCCACCGTTCCACAACGTCAACGCTGGATGCAGGGATTTTGGACGACGGCCTTTAAATACACCAAACCGCTCTCGAAGACCGCCTTCTCTCTGGAGTGCGGTTGGCTCCGTTCCGTCGATCTGTTAATCTACACTTGGCAGCCCGTGTTCGTGCTCTTGACGGGACTAAACATCCTCTTTTCATTGGCAGAGTGGTGTTTTGGAATGAAATGGTTCCACCCATGGCTCATTTCGCTGATTCCTCCTGCGGCTTGGGAGACATTCGGATTCATCGGGTTGGCACTGCCGATTACGGCTCTCATCCTGGAACGTGCAGGCTGGCGCGCCTATGTGCTGTTCCCGCTCTACTTGCTATTCAATGTGAGTTGGGTACCAATCACGATTGAAGCGATTCGACACCTGAAGAGCACGGAATGGGTCCACACTGAGCATCACAGAGCCATCAGTCTGGAGGAAATTGACAAGGTGTCGTGA
- a CDS encoding alkaline phosphatase family protein, with protein MKSRSKFAKSAVPLAVLASTLAIVTVGATVPKHVFADNVSHPTLGQSVSQEKIKHVVYIIMDNVHQSDIEQMPAVMKFLHQGTVFTNDHTILDSHTQDGMLSDMTGKYPSHTGVIDQGFYERTATGFAYSSLRYWTNADADGQPHVTTTPNWTAFNQHGWSVGAVGAPDMELESAKEVTPSMMTSSDTNASDYLGIAVHNADGTTTFGSPNLPYLYNAKSWDNSTTLGAFPGWSDGTDLNWSLQATYEMQTHGVPVTFTYLHDAHEIGGKQALPGTYNATLTAYNSALETFFSKLKAAGMTPANTLFVLTTDEGDQLMPQGELSTNLTAWLASNSLNQQNASNITVYGDSGALVYLKDNTELSKTLASLTAVPGWNYVANPTELKALHMDVTAAPNRNPSFVLFSKPNVYYSYKGSTDWTYNTNYYWNHGTISPDILDTWAAMVGPGVKVNATSTQWLDHADTMPTIYSLLGYSLTGASFDGVPALSGLNATKPRIHKDDELLQAESVFKQLNAPVGQFGMATLRMSTEASVNATNTVGATLDAKISHLTAERNTAAAALQADILRAVEGKPVSPDQLQMHIAAAKKILNAVATYSSN; from the coding sequence ATGAAGTCGCGGTCTAAATTCGCTAAAAGTGCTGTTCCTCTTGCAGTCCTCGCATCTACACTAGCTATCGTCACTGTTGGCGCCACTGTCCCGAAGCACGTGTTTGCAGACAATGTGTCTCATCCTACACTCGGACAAAGTGTCAGCCAGGAGAAAATTAAACACGTCGTGTATATCATCATGGACAACGTACATCAGAGCGATATTGAGCAGATGCCTGCTGTGATGAAGTTTTTGCATCAGGGTACAGTCTTTACGAACGACCACACAATCCTTGATTCCCACACCCAAGACGGAATGCTGTCTGATATGACGGGCAAGTATCCAAGCCACACGGGTGTAATAGACCAAGGGTTCTACGAACGGACAGCAACAGGTTTCGCTTACTCAAGTTTACGGTACTGGACCAACGCCGATGCCGATGGCCAACCTCATGTCACAACCACACCCAACTGGACCGCGTTTAACCAACATGGCTGGAGTGTAGGTGCCGTCGGTGCACCTGATATGGAACTTGAGAGCGCGAAGGAAGTCACGCCTTCGATGATGACTTCATCCGACACCAACGCCAGTGACTACCTCGGGATTGCGGTCCACAACGCGGACGGTACAACCACGTTTGGCTCCCCCAACCTGCCGTACCTCTATAACGCAAAATCCTGGGATAATTCCACCACACTTGGCGCCTTCCCGGGTTGGAGTGATGGTACCGACTTAAATTGGTCTCTTCAGGCAACCTACGAAATGCAGACCCATGGTGTCCCGGTCACGTTTACGTACCTGCACGACGCACACGAAATCGGTGGCAAACAAGCCCTGCCAGGCACTTATAACGCTACGCTGACGGCCTACAACAGCGCACTCGAAACCTTCTTCTCGAAGCTGAAGGCCGCTGGCATGACGCCAGCAAACACGCTTTTTGTTCTGACCACAGACGAAGGTGACCAGTTGATGCCGCAAGGTGAACTTAGCACCAATTTGACGGCGTGGCTCGCCAGTAACTCCTTGAATCAGCAGAATGCAAGTAACATTACGGTGTACGGTGACAGCGGGGCACTTGTTTACCTAAAAGACAACACGGAGCTCAGCAAGACGCTGGCATCGCTGACTGCCGTACCCGGTTGGAACTACGTAGCCAATCCGACAGAATTAAAAGCCCTCCACATGGATGTGACAGCCGCACCAAATCGCAATCCATCGTTTGTACTGTTCAGCAAACCCAATGTCTACTACAGTTACAAAGGCAGCACAGACTGGACCTATAACACGAATTACTACTGGAACCACGGGACCATCAGCCCGGACATCCTCGATACATGGGCCGCGATGGTAGGGCCAGGTGTCAAAGTGAATGCCACATCTACCCAGTGGCTCGATCACGCTGACACGATGCCAACCATCTACTCCCTGCTCGGCTATTCCCTGACAGGCGCTTCGTTTGATGGTGTACCTGCTCTAAGCGGACTCAATGCCACCAAGCCACGCATCCATAAAGACGACGAACTACTCCAGGCAGAATCAGTGTTCAAACAGCTCAATGCACCTGTTGGCCAGTTCGGTATGGCTACACTGCGAATGTCCACAGAGGCTTCCGTCAACGCCACCAACACGGTCGGTGCGACACTCGACGCAAAGATTAGCCATCTGACCGCAGAGCGCAATACAGCTGCCGCCGCACTCCAAGCCGATATACTCAGGGCCGTAGAAGGAAAGCCCGTTTCACCGGATCAATTGCAAATGCATATCGCGGCAGCCAAAAAAATCCTCAATGCTGTGGCTACATACTCATCCAACTGA
- a CDS encoding HAD-IA family hydrolase, with the protein MITTIVFDIGGVFFHQPRELEDEFWRRFGITDPTLTDDMMHGGELWDAYKRGRMTEREYWTTLLGTLTPQYEGSWATICRAYDGAVVLDAQLVNLVKRLKLQYHVHALSNAGAELERRLRDFWIADLFGEVINSHYIRMAKPDEAIYRYACMRVGAEPQEILFVDDKSRNTRVAAQVGFHTHEYTTAAAFEEFLTDAGLLDSLQSQVEGY; encoded by the coding sequence GTGATAACCACGATAGTGTTTGATATCGGCGGCGTTTTCTTCCACCAGCCAAGAGAACTTGAAGATGAATTCTGGAGAAGATTTGGTATCACCGACCCGACATTGACCGATGACATGATGCATGGCGGTGAATTGTGGGACGCGTACAAACGTGGGCGCATGACGGAACGTGAATATTGGACGACGCTTCTTGGCACATTGACGCCGCAGTATGAGGGATCATGGGCAACCATATGCCGTGCATACGACGGTGCTGTGGTACTCGATGCACAACTCGTAAACCTGGTAAAGAGGTTGAAGCTCCAGTATCACGTGCATGCACTGTCGAATGCAGGAGCAGAACTCGAAAGACGGCTGCGTGACTTTTGGATTGCGGACCTCTTTGGTGAAGTCATAAACTCTCACTACATCAGAATGGCGAAACCGGACGAAGCAATCTACCGGTACGCCTGCATGCGTGTGGGCGCGGAACCACAGGAAATTCTCTTCGTCGACGACAAGTCCCGTAACACTCGTGTGGCAGCCCAGGTCGGATTCCATACACATGAATATACAACGGCTGCAGCCTTTGAGGAATTTCTCACTGATGCGGGGTTGCTCGATAGTTTGCAGTCACAAGTCGAGGGTTATTAA
- a CDS encoding Ppx/GppA family phosphatase, whose protein sequence is MTDELHAVMDLGSNSVRLVIYQQGPHGTQQELDNLKQTVRLSSHLDSKNMLSEKGIQRTVDIIAQFKQLCDAYGVTRIGAVATQAVRMAVNRDVLLRRIAEQTGIQFRVVSGEEEAHYGYLAVVNSLPFEEGVTIDIGGGSTEITYYRDRKLMYSTSIPYGAVSLTREAIQSDPPSAKDLKALETTIVSQLEQHAWLKNLNCPVIGMGGTARSVGRIHQHECNYPLNILHGYAMRSSEVTEILHHVRSLPVDKRGEINGLSGDRADIIIAGMTILDQVLKRVNGTEFVISNKGLRDGVLMEQVLHALHQSELPDMLMYSIQNIHDHFHLNDKHAFHVWQLADQLFSDLTDYDQIASGNEVRRCLQVAALLHDVGRTISIYNARNHNFYLLLQVPLLGITHRQRILAAAVAAFKTTKQITTVLAGYEEFLTGDDISLITQLGTILGLVRMLDRTEINAVEDIHLVQKAKGFVLRVKANRPLFLELELAGDWLKKWRKAFQSDIRLEVVQID, encoded by the coding sequence ATGACCGACGAACTGCATGCTGTCATGGATTTAGGCTCAAACTCGGTTCGTCTGGTTATCTACCAGCAGGGGCCTCATGGTACTCAGCAAGAACTGGACAACCTAAAACAAACCGTTCGTCTTAGCAGCCATCTGGATAGCAAAAACATGCTCAGTGAAAAAGGAATCCAACGGACAGTCGACATCATTGCGCAATTTAAACAATTGTGTGACGCATATGGCGTAACCCGAATCGGCGCTGTTGCCACACAAGCTGTCCGAATGGCTGTAAATCGCGATGTCTTGTTACGAAGAATCGCGGAACAAACCGGTATTCAGTTTCGTGTCGTGAGCGGAGAAGAGGAAGCTCATTACGGGTACCTCGCGGTCGTTAACTCCCTCCCCTTCGAGGAAGGGGTCACCATCGATATCGGTGGCGGGAGCACGGAGATTACATATTATCGAGATCGAAAATTGATGTATTCAACTTCAATCCCTTACGGGGCAGTTTCCCTGACGCGGGAGGCAATTCAGAGCGACCCTCCGTCCGCCAAAGACCTTAAGGCACTCGAGACGACTATTGTTAGTCAACTTGAGCAACATGCCTGGCTCAAGAACCTGAATTGCCCGGTCATAGGAATGGGCGGCACAGCAAGGTCTGTTGGGCGCATTCACCAGCATGAGTGCAATTACCCACTGAATATCCTTCACGGGTACGCAATGCGCTCAAGTGAAGTGACGGAAATTCTCCATCATGTGCGCTCATTGCCTGTCGATAAACGCGGCGAAATAAACGGTCTGTCTGGAGACAGAGCCGACATCATCATTGCCGGAATGACGATTTTAGATCAGGTGTTAAAGCGCGTGAATGGGACAGAATTTGTAATTAGTAACAAGGGGCTGCGTGATGGCGTTCTGATGGAGCAAGTCCTTCATGCCCTTCATCAGAGCGAGCTTCCTGACATGCTCATGTACAGCATCCAGAATATCCATGACCACTTTCATTTGAACGACAAACACGCTTTTCACGTTTGGCAACTCGCGGATCAGTTGTTTTCGGACTTGACGGACTACGACCAGATTGCATCAGGCAATGAGGTGCGTCGTTGCTTGCAAGTTGCCGCCCTGCTCCATGATGTAGGGCGCACCATCAGTATCTATAACGCCAGAAATCATAATTTCTACCTGTTACTTCAGGTTCCTTTGCTTGGGATTACGCACCGTCAGCGGATTCTGGCGGCTGCCGTCGCGGCATTCAAGACAACGAAACAAATTACAACCGTACTCGCTGGGTACGAAGAATTTCTTACCGGGGATGACATTTCGCTCATCACACAGCTTGGCACGATTCTCGGGCTTGTGCGGATGCTTGACCGCACTGAGATTAACGCAGTCGAGGACATTCATCTCGTGCAAAAAGCGAAGGGATTTGTACTCCGCGTCAAGGCGAACAGGCCTCTCTTTCTGGAGCTGGAATTGGCAGGAGACTGGTTGAAAAAATGGCGCAAGGCATTCCAGAGCGACATTCGACTGGAGGTGGTACAAATTGACTGA
- a CDS encoding RNA degradosome polyphosphate kinase: MTDGKVFDRPEYYINRELSWLSFNQRVLEEALDDTNPLAERLRFLAITSSNLDEFFMVRIAGLKEAIKNGNHLIDNKTQMTASEQWNAALIQSYDFMERQLNAWNDVLVPLLKQTGVSFVSAHDLTPEQEDYLADLFTRMVYPVLTPMAVDASRPFPLLSNCSLNLAVLIESEQPEKDGYLFAFVQVPSVLPRVIECPTSTGEKTFIFLEEVIRMHLEELFLGKKIVSTSCFRMTRNADLALSEDAAEDLLEEIQRELNKRRTGDVVRIEVEQDMHPFLREVLEDWEEVSNEEVFELNGPLDLTFLFRFISQKDLQSYRFPDFVPSLPLELRGDTDIFEAVRRRDILLYHPYSSFEPVVRFIRQAAEDANVLAIKQTLYRVGGDSPIIAALAEAAERGKQVTVLVELRARFDEEKNIVWAKKLEQAGCHVIYGLVGLKTHSKMILVVRHEDNLLRRYVHLGTGNYNENTARLYSDFGLFTSNEKIAEDVSSIFNQLSGYSNLPKLNHLKIAPWGLEDAFLSEIEQVISLSTPDQPGRIIAKMNSLTDQHMIRALYRASCHGVKIDLIVRGICCLRPGITGVSENIRVHSIIGRFLEHGRAYYFQNGRQSRLFLSSADWMTRNLESRVETLFPVLHPKLRRVIIGILETQLRDNVKRRELQPDGTYRRVVPAPGEEPISSQNRQYHVAAALKRHSGFRHPSDRDVTLMSPDTP, from the coding sequence TTGACTGATGGCAAAGTGTTCGATAGACCGGAATACTACATAAACAGAGAGTTAAGTTGGTTGTCATTTAACCAACGGGTGTTGGAAGAAGCTCTGGATGACACGAATCCTCTGGCTGAACGACTGAGGTTCCTTGCCATCACGAGTTCAAATCTTGATGAGTTTTTTATGGTCAGAATTGCTGGCTTAAAGGAGGCAATCAAGAACGGAAATCACCTCATCGATAATAAGACGCAAATGACGGCATCGGAGCAGTGGAATGCTGCACTCATTCAAAGTTACGATTTTATGGAGCGGCAATTGAACGCTTGGAACGACGTCCTCGTACCACTGCTGAAGCAGACCGGGGTGTCCTTTGTATCTGCACATGACTTAACACCGGAGCAAGAGGATTATCTTGCAGACCTGTTCACAAGGATGGTCTATCCAGTTTTAACGCCAATGGCAGTGGACGCAAGTCGTCCATTTCCACTGCTGTCCAACTGCAGTTTGAACCTCGCCGTGCTTATCGAATCCGAGCAACCCGAAAAGGATGGCTATCTGTTCGCGTTCGTACAGGTTCCCAGCGTTTTGCCTCGAGTGATTGAATGTCCAACCTCGACAGGTGAGAAGACGTTCATCTTTCTCGAAGAGGTCATCCGTATGCACCTCGAGGAACTATTCCTCGGGAAAAAGATTGTTTCAACGAGTTGTTTTCGCATGACGCGTAACGCGGACTTAGCTCTGAGCGAAGATGCTGCAGAAGACCTATTAGAGGAGATTCAACGGGAACTGAATAAACGAAGGACGGGGGATGTTGTCCGTATCGAAGTAGAACAGGACATGCACCCCTTCTTGCGTGAAGTCCTGGAGGATTGGGAGGAGGTCAGCAACGAGGAAGTATTTGAACTGAATGGTCCACTCGACCTCACCTTTCTGTTTCGGTTCATCAGCCAAAAGGATTTGCAGTCATATCGATTTCCCGACTTTGTCCCTTCCCTGCCGTTGGAATTGCGGGGCGACACGGACATCTTCGAAGCTGTCCGTCGCAGAGACATTCTACTTTACCACCCCTACAGTTCGTTCGAGCCCGTAGTTCGATTTATTCGGCAGGCTGCAGAAGATGCAAATGTTCTCGCCATCAAACAGACACTTTACCGCGTCGGAGGGGATTCACCTATCATCGCGGCACTCGCAGAGGCTGCTGAAAGAGGCAAACAGGTGACTGTACTTGTTGAACTTCGAGCCCGTTTCGATGAGGAAAAAAATATCGTGTGGGCAAAAAAACTGGAGCAAGCAGGGTGTCACGTCATTTACGGACTTGTCGGTCTGAAAACCCATTCGAAAATGATTTTGGTTGTACGTCACGAGGACAATCTTTTGCGGCGCTATGTTCATCTCGGGACCGGAAACTACAACGAAAATACCGCAAGACTATATTCCGATTTTGGATTGTTCACGAGTAACGAAAAGATTGCAGAAGATGTGTCGTCCATTTTCAATCAACTGTCCGGGTACTCGAACCTTCCCAAGCTAAATCACCTGAAAATAGCCCCGTGGGGGCTGGAAGATGCGTTTCTGTCGGAGATTGAACAGGTGATATCGCTCTCAACACCGGATCAGCCTGGCAGAATCATCGCAAAAATGAATTCATTGACTGACCAACACATGATAAGGGCTCTGTACCGGGCCTCATGCCATGGTGTGAAAATCGACCTGATTGTGCGCGGCATCTGTTGCCTACGACCCGGCATCACTGGTGTGAGCGAGAACATCCGGGTCCACAGCATTATCGGCCGATTTTTAGAGCATGGCAGAGCATATTACTTTCAGAATGGCCGGCAGAGCAGGCTGTTTCTATCGAGTGCAGATTGGATGACACGCAACCTTGAATCACGAGTAGAGACGTTGTTCCCTGTTTTGCATCCAAAATTGAGGCGCGTTATCATCGGCATCCTTGAGACCCAATTGAGAGACAATGTAAAACGCAGAGAGTTGCAGCCTGACGGTACATACCGACGAGTTGTCCCTGCACCAGGCGAGGAACCCATCAGCAGCCAGAACAGACAGTACCACGTGGCTGCCGCATTGAAACGGCATTCCGGGTTCCGCCACCCATCAGATAGGGACGTGACGCTGATGAGTCCGGACACACCCTAG
- a CDS encoding FUSC family protein, producing MTYPYSESQHLQSQHLQSQHLQSHHLQSHHLQSHHLQSHHQKSQVPKRKPSLMKYTVIARSAESLLTHDPSQLHFLSGLRNALAVFIALVFGIAIGQPTVGLGVAIGAQVSGFAGLNGTIRKRLQTMIVASLWMGVTTFISGRVGGAWLEIPMIAILGFIAGFMGCVSNEAGLIGMWGTITFILFSWFPHQSLASTIMQALLVVTGGILQAVFMVLQEAVYPSRVEEKSIAEVYRLTAAYMREPSRKADIQLAGALQTSWSLVQDSEHRTDDDHYLETLLNTAESIRIEVVAVQGMLYTLRSSKALAPAEIASLEHKSSELASFLDKLASSLLNARWLGEQDMVQRLNEYCADMSVPAIGGDWQQIEACLIRAAEELLHLTLLPTEAYTPAQRLKANGLLRPTLQLQSAYGALRANFTPQSGNFRHAVRLAAALTAATLLYHILPFSRGYWLPLTTLVVLRPEFATTFSRGVARVLGTLLGALFATFVLLIPDTQHLLGALLVSGLLWGMYTVLNYNLFLFSTILTAEVVVLLSFFANGQALGTIDDRVTFTILGGVVAFAAYFLWPTWLHLSLPDALAKLFAAEQNYVQAVFRLHESASESVSKMQAAIEAKDRTDSGTDNGTGNGTGNGTGSDTGSATGSATEDRIGGRPDIGDGNGTGGVTKTRTGSETEMRSRIGKTSQQAFYRKRTRLARTNAVNQFTQALGEPASKGNFDKDAVSGVLTAVHRLSEGLLTLESHFAADGAAFVSDPDVSRFGQYVYRCLEDLELLAKPSGPASRATEESDSRGLKHNVGVLDEVSPYTKQELQDLKVPASLRSTFIRMEDNLGTLFRMLAPKR from the coding sequence TTGACCTATCCGTATTCGGAATCTCAGCATCTGCAGTCTCAGCATCTGCAGTCTCAGCATCTGCAGTCTCATCATCTGCAGTCTCATCATCTGCAGTCTCATCATCTGCAGTCTCATCATCAGAAGTCTCAAGTGCCGAAAAGGAAACCGAGCCTGATGAAATACACCGTCATCGCAAGAAGTGCAGAGTCTCTACTCACTCATGACCCATCTCAACTCCACTTTCTCTCTGGATTACGGAACGCCCTCGCTGTTTTTATCGCCTTGGTGTTTGGCATCGCCATCGGACAACCGACTGTCGGACTGGGTGTGGCAATCGGCGCTCAGGTCTCCGGGTTTGCAGGCCTCAACGGAACCATTCGGAAGCGTCTGCAGACAATGATTGTGGCTTCACTGTGGATGGGCGTCACCACCTTCATCAGCGGACGCGTCGGAGGGGCTTGGCTGGAAATCCCGATGATAGCGATATTGGGATTTATCGCTGGGTTTATGGGCTGTGTTAGCAACGAAGCTGGTCTCATCGGCATGTGGGGGACAATTACTTTTATCCTGTTCTCCTGGTTCCCGCACCAAAGTCTGGCCTCGACCATTATGCAGGCACTACTGGTCGTTACTGGCGGAATTTTGCAAGCAGTATTCATGGTCTTACAGGAGGCGGTGTACCCGTCGAGGGTAGAAGAAAAATCCATTGCGGAAGTTTACCGTCTGACGGCAGCATACATGAGAGAGCCGTCCCGTAAGGCAGATATTCAACTGGCAGGGGCGCTGCAAACATCATGGAGCTTGGTCCAAGACTCCGAACATCGTACGGACGATGACCATTACCTTGAAACTCTGCTCAATACCGCCGAATCCATCCGCATCGAAGTCGTCGCAGTCCAAGGCATGCTATACACACTAAGAAGCAGCAAAGCGTTAGCTCCCGCGGAAATTGCATCTCTTGAGCACAAGTCTAGTGAGCTGGCGAGCTTTCTCGATAAACTGGCGAGTTCTCTTCTAAATGCCAGATGGCTTGGCGAACAGGACATGGTTCAACGTTTGAACGAGTACTGCGCCGACATGAGCGTGCCAGCCATTGGTGGAGACTGGCAGCAAATTGAGGCTTGCCTAATCCGGGCTGCAGAGGAGTTATTACATCTGACTCTCTTGCCAACGGAAGCCTACACTCCGGCACAGCGCCTCAAAGCAAACGGGCTGTTGCGTCCCACGCTTCAACTGCAGAGTGCATACGGTGCACTTCGCGCCAATTTTACGCCACAGTCAGGTAATTTTCGTCACGCGGTTCGTCTGGCCGCTGCACTCACTGCAGCGACCCTGCTCTATCACATATTGCCCTTTTCACGTGGATATTGGTTACCCTTGACTACACTTGTCGTTTTACGTCCCGAATTTGCGACCACGTTTTCGCGCGGCGTTGCCCGTGTTCTTGGCACGCTTCTGGGCGCTTTGTTTGCAACTTTCGTGCTGCTCATTCCAGATACGCAGCATCTCCTTGGAGCACTACTCGTCAGTGGATTATTGTGGGGAATGTACACCGTCTTAAATTACAACCTGTTCCTCTTTTCAACCATCCTAACAGCTGAAGTCGTCGTACTTCTGTCGTTCTTCGCGAACGGCCAAGCACTTGGGACTATTGACGACAGGGTTACTTTTACAATTTTGGGCGGTGTCGTTGCTTTTGCCGCCTATTTTCTCTGGCCAACATGGTTGCACTTAAGCTTGCCGGACGCCCTGGCGAAGTTATTTGCCGCCGAGCAGAATTACGTACAGGCGGTGTTTCGTCTACATGAGAGTGCCAGTGAGAGTGTCAGTAAGATGCAGGCAGCTATTGAGGCTAAGGACCGGACTGACAGCGGAACAGACAACGGGACTGGCAACGGGACTGGCAACGGGACTGGCAGCGACACTGGCAGTGCCACTGGCAGTGCCACTGAGGACCGGATCGGGGGACGGCCTGACATCGGGGACGGGAACGGAACGGGCGGTGTCACAAAGACCCGGACCGGCAGTGAGACTGAGATGCGAAGTCGGATCGGCAAAACTAGCCAGCAAGCGTTTTACCGCAAACGCACTCGACTGGCACGAACGAATGCAGTGAACCAGTTTACTCAGGCTCTTGGGGAGCCAGCTTCGAAAGGGAACTTTGACAAAGATGCTGTTAGCGGTGTGTTAACGGCTGTCCATCGACTCTCTGAAGGATTATTGACGCTCGAATCCCACTTTGCAGCGGATGGGGCCGCATTCGTGTCTGACCCAGATGTCAGCCGCTTTGGTCAATATGTGTATCGGTGTCTCGAGGACCTGGAGCTACTCGCTAAACCAAGTGGGCCTGCGTCTAGAGCAACGGAGGAATCTGACTCGAGGGGCCTGAAGCACAATGTTGGGGTTTTGGACGAAGTCAGCCCATACACGAAACAGGAACTACAAGACCTGAAGGTCCCTGCGTCCCTACGGTCAACCTTTATACGTATGGAGGACAACCTCGGAACCCTGTTTCGCATGCTCGCGCCAAAGCGCTAA